The segment GCTTGAGTCCTTCTTTGGTCATGGCATAGGTTGCCATAGGGGCTCCGCCGATGGTTGAGGGTGTTACCGCGGAGGTAAAATCCCAAGCCAATACAACCCGAACAGAAGCATACCAGTCTAATTTCTTTTCAGAAAGAAACCGGATTTTAGCCGCTGAAAACCAAACTCTCAATAATGAAACAACGAGAGCGATAATCAGACCCGGCAGCCGGCTTTTGGATAGAAATTCTAAAACCCCCGGAGTGTACGTCCAATAAATAACCCCCGCCATGGTAGCAAGACTCAATAATATGGAAATAATCAGGTACTTCCTGGAAATCAGGGATTGCGGCTGGCTGATATTTACGGATTCAGAACTCAATTAAAAAATTTTAGGTAAAGGTGGGCTTGAATAAAAAAAGCCTTACAGGGTAACCCTGCAAGGCTGTAATTATTATGCACGATCAGGCGAGGGTGATTTCATCATTCAGGTAAACGTCCTGAATCATGTTCAGAAGTTTCACCCCTTCTTTCAGTGGTCGTTGGAATGCTTTACGTCCACTTATAAGTCCCATACCACCTGCTCTCTTGTTGATGATGGCTGTTTTAACCGCATCAGCAAAGTCGTTGGAACCGGAAGCACCGCCTGAGTTAATCAATCCGGCACGTCCCATAAAGCAGTTCGCTACCTGGTAGCGGGTCAAGTCAATAGGGTGATCGGATGATAATTCGGAATAGATACGCTCGTCCAGTTTACCATAGCTGGAATCACCGGAGTTCAGCGCTTTGTAACCACCGTTATTATTCGGCTGTTTCTGCTTAATGATATCAGCTCCCAGTGTAGTACCGATGTGGTTGGCCTGTCCGGTTAAGTCTGCCGAAGAATGATAGTCAACACCATCTACTTTAAAGGCTGAGTTTCGGGTATAGCACCACAAAATAGTAGCCATACCGAGTTCGTGAGCGTAGGCAAAAGCCTGTGCTACTTCCTGAATTTGTCGGTTTGATTCTTCGGAGCCGAAA is part of the Gracilimonas sediminicola genome and harbors:
- a CDS encoding class I fructose-bisphosphate aldolase, which translates into the protein MSLGINSIEELLGDEASDLLNHKCKTISQDSIIKPTANYVDDVWYHSDRNNRVLQNLQRLLNNGRLGGTGYVSILPVDQGIEHSAGASFAKNPDYFDPDHIVNLAMEAGCNAVASTFGALASVSRKYAHKIPFVVKINHNELLTYPNTYDQIMFGTIDQAYDMGAAAVGATIYFGSEESNRQIQEVAQAFAYAHELGMATILWCYTRNSAFKVDGVDYHSSADLTGQANHIGTTLGADIIKQKQPNNNGGYKALNSGDSSYGKLDERIYSELSSDHPIDLTRYQVANCFMGRAGLINSGGASGSNDFADAVKTAIINKRAGGMGLISGRKAFQRPLKEGVKLLNMIQDVYLNDEITLA